One Etheostoma cragini isolate CJK2018 chromosome 19, CSU_Ecrag_1.0, whole genome shotgun sequence DNA segment encodes these proteins:
- the LOC117935179 gene encoding uncharacterized protein LOC117935179 gives MERYESLGLVGEGSYGTVLKCRHRDSGRLVAIKKFVDSDSDRTVKKIALREIQLLRQLRHDNLVNLLEVWKRRRRWYLVFEFVDRTLLEDLEQNPSGLDLNASRRYLFQILRAAAFCHQQQMDPERRAQCSELLEHPLFTQDSFHIRFLDELNAKIQKDHRDNSTLPKISKTPRRERNEGDDKNHRSKDKKPVVNDKVNKERETKEDEKMGKSKRKQQSKLSKTVPFTPERLMSKQSKTFSDNAAKTTLAMKSKPGKATVVDLRKERETPKSTKTRNLDFLETTTTATHLKDNNTVVPKPQQETREDHLKTTDTRDGESTGLNSSCSDGIVPNVTEKSLREIWRSSKSEPSQEFGKTNSNTKVPNLSKRSTTDHPNGTSSSKGTLNSTLDRTDTRLTQKMGKSSTIEYPEGSLTVAASKIANCDQVETSLTLKAPQQSSNDHIEVATPTTPSVTKPCETLRTLEHQGNRSMDTEQKKTSECPKDLTSSPKPAKNNTSLFTSPLKSLSRQSSAISIEAGHVISTTTPPKGSLNLKFKTSLSSDPEPKNDTTCPSRGFATDRKPTEVSIASKNQQDINEGHGCLKISSAANRIDVSDASGGEYTENPESTELCGIHQRSTSESKISTESRITPTSMPNEIPKTSTSVGTNFQKTQKASDKENREDLALSVCVSATTKSLVSQISEVPRSSSFEQKNSSESDVKSLKPPHFKTLIVEPKTRLGSFGNKSTATMTLRTKKTTFPTEARRRRDNADMYDSTNTSTIADATSSAHTATPDHQALTRSLVFFPSMDAADADESDFSAAHSSPPPPPPPSSTPVIPSYSVVCPAASNRLSGFHPGTHSVRCVDKPRPHGGIYSRPSNHITGSLPAQVTQCNLVCERSFLCDRCNHGNSGGTPETRKKSDPHFPDLRSSVLPELRGREGKHNKGASKDQRTDKPSPPSPSDTERPRQASLQVLP, from the exons ATGGAGCGCTACGAGTCCCTGGGGCTGGTCGGGGAGGGCAGTTACGGCACGGTGCTGAAGTGCCGTCACCGAGACTCCGGCCGCCTCGTCGCCATCAAGAAGTTCGTGGACTCGGACAGCGACCGGACGGTGAAGAAGATCGCCCTGAGGGAGATCCAGCTGCTGAGG CAACTGCGCCACGACAACCTGGTGAACCTCCTGGAAGTGTGGAAGCGGCGCCGCCGCTGGTATCTGGTGTTTGAGTTCGTGGACCGGACCCTGCTGGAGGATCTGGAGCAGAACCCGAGCGGTCTGGACCTGAACGCCAGCCGGCGGTACCTGTTCCAGATCCTGAGGGCCGCAGCCTTCTGCCACCAGCAGCAG ATGGATCCAGAAAGACGAGCTCAGTGTTCAGAACTCCTGGAACATCCTCTGTTCACACAAGACTCTTTTCACATCAG ATTTTTGGACGAGCTGAATGCCAAGATCCAAAAGGACCACAGAGACAACTCTACCCTTCCCAAAATAAGCAAAACCCCAAGACGAGAAAGGAATGAAGGCGATGACAAGAACCACAGGAGCAAGGACAAGAAACCAGTTGTGAATGATAAAGTCAACAAGGAAAGGGAGACGAAGGAGGATGAGAAGATGGGGAAATCCAAAAGAAAGCAACAATCGAAGCTCTCTAAAACTGTTCCTTTCACCCCAGAACGTTTGATGTCCAAACAATCCAAAACATTCAGTGACAATGCAGCAAAAACAACCCTCGCCATGAAAAGTAAACCGGGAAAAGCCACTGTTGTGGATCTGAGAAAGGAACGTGAGACTCCCAAATCAACTAAAACCcgtaatttagattttttggaGACAACCACGACTGCAACCCATCTGAAGGACAATAACACAGTCGTCCCTAAACCTCaacaagagacaagggaagaCCATTTGAAAACTACAGACACACGAGATGGAGAGTCCACTGGTTTGAATTCTAGTTGTTCTGACGGTATTGTGCCAAATGTAACTGAGAAAAGTCTGAGGGAGATCTGGAGATCGTCTAAATCGGAGCCAAGTCAAGAGTTTGGGAAGACCAACTCAAACACAAAAGTGCCCAACTTGTCTAAACGCTCAACCACTGACCATCCAAATGGGACTTCATCTTCAAAAGGCACTTTGAATTCAACCCTTGATCGTACAGACACCCGCTTAACACAGAAAATGGGAAAGTCTTCCACTATAGAATACCCTGAAGGCTCTTTAACAGTTGCAGCTTCTAAAATCGCAAACTGTGACCAAGTAGAGACAAGCTTGACACTTAAAGCGCCTCAACAGTCAAGCAATGACCATATTGAAGTTGCTACCCCAACTACCCCTTCTGTCACCAAGCCATGCGAGACATTGAGGACTTTAGAGCATCAGGGCAATCGTTCAATGGACACAGAGCAAAAAAAGACCTCTGAATGTCCAAAAGACTTAACCTCAAGTCCTAAGCCagccaaaaacaacacatctttGTTTACTAGCCCCTTAAAGAGTCTTTCAAGACAGTCATCCGCAATTTCCATAGAAGCCGGTCATGTCATCAGCACTACAACGCCACCTAAAGGATCCTTAAATTTAAAGTTCAAAACTAGCTTGTCTTCAGATCCCGAACCCAAAAATGACACCACATGTCCTTCAAGAGGCTTTGCAACAGACAGGAAACCTACAGAAGTATCGATCGCATCCAAAAATCAGCAGGACATCAACGAGGGTCACGGATGCTTGAAGATTAGCTCAGCTGCAAACCGCATTGATGTATCTGATGCTTCGGGTGGAGAATACACGGAGAATCCTGAATCTACCGAGCTCTGCGGGATCCATCAGCGGAGCACTTCTGAATCCAAGATCAGCACAGAATCCAGAATAACCCCAACCTCCATGCCGAATGAAATCCCTAAAACCAGCACGTCAGTTGGAACCAActttcagaaaacacagaaagccTCAGATAAAGAGAACAGAGAAGATTTAGCACTTTCTGTGTGCGTCAGTGCAACCACCAAATCTTTGGTAAGTCAAATCTCAGAGGTTCCCAGAAGCTCAAGTTTTGAGCAAAAGAACAGCTCTGAATCAGATGTCAAGTCCCTGAAACCCCCTCACTTCAAAACGTTGATCGTAGAACCTAAAACAAGGCTTGGGTCCTTTGGCAACAAGTCCACCGCAACAATGACCCTAAGGACTAAGAAAACTACATTTCCTACAGAGGCCAGAAGGAGAAGAGACAATGCAGACATGTACGACTCAACTAATACATCTACTATCGCAGATGCAACTTCATCCGCCCACACGGCGACTCCAGACCACCAAGCCTTGACAAGAAGCTTAGTCTTCTTTCCCAGCATGGACGCTGCAGACGCAGATGAATCTGATTTCAGTGCAGCCCATTCATCTCCACCGCCGCCTCCTCCACCTTCCTCCACACCTGTCATTCCCTCTTATTCTGTCGTCTGCCCAGCCGCCAGCAATCGGCTTTCGGGTTTTCATCCTGGGACCCACAGCGTTAG GTGTGTGGACAAGCCGCGGCCTCACGGCGGCATCTATAGTCGACCGTCCAATCACATCACAGGATCACTCCCTGCACAGGTAACGCAGTGC aaTCTGGTCTGCGAGCGCTCTTTCCTGTGCGATCgctgtaaccatggcaacagcgGTGGCACCCCAGAGACCAGAAAGAAGTCAGACCCCCATTTCCCAGATCTAAGAAGCTCAGTGCTGCCAGAGCTCAGAGGAAGAGAag gcaaacacaacaaaggcgcTTCCAAGGATCAGAGGACAGACAAACCGTCTCCTCCGTCTCCATCGGACACAGAAAGACCGCGACAAGCGTCCCTTCAGGTTTTACCTTAA